The Flavobacterium praedii genome window below encodes:
- a CDS encoding SIMPL domain-containing protein: MKKLILFVICMFTVLAYSQEVKPIPQISVMGEGKVKVVPDQVVILATVETKGNNAKEVKKQNDIQMDAVLKLLKSMNLAPSDYKTKRVSLNPQYDYEKKKHSYNATQTIEILLRDLSKYDELMEGLVTQGINRIDNVTFQSSKLTQYQSEARKLAMREAKTKADDYVSVLGQKVGIAITINDNSQTYYPQPVYATMKTMSMDESAAAPPRETLAVGEIEIIANVSVSFKLE, encoded by the coding sequence ATGAAAAAATTAATTTTGTTTGTTATTTGTATGTTTACAGTTTTGGCCTATAGCCAAGAGGTTAAACCAATTCCCCAAATAAGCGTGATGGGAGAAGGAAAAGTAAAGGTGGTTCCAGATCAGGTTGTTATTTTAGCAACTGTAGAAACAAAAGGGAACAATGCTAAAGAGGTCAAAAAACAAAATGACATTCAAATGGATGCTGTTTTAAAACTACTAAAAAGTATGAATCTAGCACCATCCGATTATAAAACCAAAAGAGTTTCATTGAATCCCCAATATGATTATGAAAAAAAGAAACACTCTTATAATGCAACACAAACGATAGAAATACTTTTGAGAGATTTATCTAAATATGATGAATTGATGGAGGGTTTAGTTACACAAGGAATTAACAGAATAGATAATGTTACTTTTCAATCTTCAAAGTTGACGCAATATCAGTCTGAGGCTAGAAAATTGGCCATGAGAGAAGCTAAAACTAAGGCAGACGATTATGTTTCGGTTTTGGGACAAAAAGTCGGAATAGCAATCACTATAAATGATAATTCACAAACATATTACCCTCAACCGGTATATGCAACTATGAAAACAATGTCTATGGATGAATCTGCGGCAGCTCCCCCAAGAGAGACATTGGCAGTAGGAGAAATTGAAATTATTGCCAATGTTAGTGTAAGTTTTAAATTGGAATAA
- a CDS encoding lysophospholipid acyltransferase family protein yields the protein MQYILYLLVYPILWSISILPFPILYLLSDFVFVIVYRIIGYRKKVVRENMSLALTHLSYEERLIIEEKFYRHLCDMFLEMIKTMTISKDEICKRYVFNNYEVYAELEKQDKSVAIMCAHYASYEWVVSMNYYTKFQGYGIYKKIKNPYFDKLVHSIRSKYNASLITTKETIPTIITNHRNKKLSVYGFASDQSPKEGAAHHWAKFMGIEVPVHTGAEMLSKKYNMNIVFLKTKKVKRGFYQATIEVLTENANLVPNYEITDQFLKLVEKQIIEAPEFYLWTHKRWKHKR from the coding sequence ATGCAATATATCCTATATTTACTTGTATACCCTATTTTATGGAGTATTTCAATTTTACCCTTTCCAATACTTTATCTTTTATCTGATTTTGTTTTTGTAATTGTATATCGAATAATTGGTTATCGAAAAAAAGTCGTAAGAGAAAATATGTCTTTGGCATTAACCCATTTATCCTATGAAGAACGACTGATTATCGAAGAAAAATTCTATCGTCATTTATGTGATATGTTTTTGGAAATGATCAAAACAATGACCATTTCTAAAGATGAAATTTGCAAAAGATATGTTTTTAATAATTATGAAGTATATGCCGAACTTGAAAAACAAGATAAAAGCGTTGCAATTATGTGCGCACATTATGCAAGCTACGAATGGGTAGTTTCTATGAATTATTACACTAAATTTCAAGGTTATGGTATTTATAAAAAAATCAAAAATCCTTATTTTGATAAATTAGTACATTCTATTCGGTCCAAATATAATGCCTCATTAATAACAACCAAAGAAACAATTCCCACAATCATAACCAATCACAGAAATAAAAAACTCTCTGTTTATGGCTTTGCCAGTGATCAATCACCAAAGGAAGGAGCTGCACATCATTGGGCAAAATTTATGGGAATAGAGGTCCCAGTTCATACCGGTGCCGAAATGTTGTCCAAAAAATACAACATGAATATAGTTTTTCTTAAAACTAAAAAAGTAAAAAGAGGTTTTTATCAAGCCACTATTGAAGTACTGACTGAAAATGCTAATCTAGTTCCTAATTATGAAATTACGGATCAGTTTCTTAAACTCGTAGAAAAGCAAATTATAGAAGCACCTGAATTTTATTTATGGACCCACAAGCGATGGAAACACAAAAGATAA
- a CDS encoding DUF4369 domain-containing protein gives MKKIILFLTTAVLLTSCNKDKYTISGTAKGFENGKTVVLETQDDKGMLIAVDTVKIENGKFEIKGKITEPAFHTLQIEGAQAKVPFILENGDIAIVINKDTIQKSKVSGTYNNDEYVKFNDEITKIQKPLMDFQTLNMQKMQMAQQAKDTATINGLMKQYTQIQTEIGATSKTKYVDYANTHPKSFISALIIQGMSSDPTVDSKKIETMYNTLDEALKNSKPGKAIKTKLAELKTPSVSSASGTPAAPVAK, from the coding sequence ATGAAAAAAATTATTTTATTTCTTACTACAGCTGTATTACTTACTTCTTGTAACAAAGACAAATACACAATCTCAGGAACTGCGAAAGGATTTGAAAACGGAAAAACAGTTGTTCTAGAAACTCAAGATGACAAAGGGATGTTGATCGCTGTAGATACTGTAAAAATTGAAAACGGAAAGTTCGAAATTAAAGGAAAAATTACTGAACCAGCTTTTCATACTTTACAAATTGAAGGTGCACAAGCAAAAGTTCCTTTCATCTTAGAAAATGGTGATATTGCAATTGTTATAAACAAAGATACAATTCAAAAATCTAAAGTTTCAGGTACTTATAATAATGATGAGTATGTAAAATTTAATGACGAAATCACTAAAATCCAAAAGCCTTTGATGGATTTCCAAACATTAAATATGCAAAAAATGCAAATGGCACAACAAGCTAAAGATACTGCAACTATCAATGGTTTAATGAAACAATACACACAAATTCAAACTGAAATTGGTGCAACTTCAAAAACTAAGTATGTAGACTACGCTAATACACATCCAAAATCTTTTATTAGTGCATTAATTATTCAAGGGATGAGCAGTGATCCAACTGTTGATTCAAAAAAAATTGAAACAATGTACAATACACTTGATGAGGCATTAAAAAACTCTAAACCAGGTAAAGCAATTAAAACAAAATTGGCAGAATTAAAAACACCTTCTGTTTCTTCAGCTTCAGGTACTCCTGCAGCTCCAGTAGCAAAATGA
- a CDS encoding PAS domain S-box protein produces MQTILERIDQNIDQCLKSSYTTTLTLALTINDKGIPDNFETISKKLIESNDWISIVQLVPNGVIKYIYPLKGNESALNLNLFTTPTIKKEAIQSITNGRMFFAGPLNLKQGGTAIIGRLPIFKKNKFWGFSAVVINFDHLVKQSGINAIDTSKYSFQFSKINPNNKKEEFFFPLTNNTHNKIQISSTIIDGNWKIYLIKKKDPNHYSILILPSILGILLSLMIGVFTTLMLNRPKQLQELVAIQSEKLLNSEIKFKTIFDQAPLGIALVEASTGKYLEVNKQYCNLLGFTEKEMKFRSFQSFTHPKDIEISELNFKKLAEEKINEYRIKKRYIAKSGKIIWVNLNVSSLTNLKVESKTNIVIVEDVTLQRQNVENLKKSENQFKSLFKSSPIPLWEVDFSLIKNHLKKFDLIGKDKIFVEKYLKENSEIVKDCIPLIKIIAINYECLQMLKLKSKESVISNLEQIHNSESINDFIKQLIAVTQNNYQLEYESKIKNSNQESIDIHFRWNVVRRYEKTFERIIVSTEDITTRKRNEKIILNSQQKIKSIINTIDGIVWECDIETYTFTFVSKKVEQILGYTSAEWINEPDFWRNHIHPEDRECALEYCKTKTKELSNHDFEYRMICKDGTVIWIRDMVNIVYENGKAVSLHGIMIDITKSKKIEKVLSNSFHLVSKQNERLLNFSYIISHNLRSHTSNIASIVSLIQSSETEQEKEQMMQLLVSVSNLLNETMLHLNEVINIRTNVNLVTESLNLKEYIDNVMKIFSEQIISKEVKISNLIPDDLMINYNPAYLESILFNLISNAIRYSHPDRKISIVLKWVIANDKKILEISDNGIGIDLVKYGSKIFGMYKTFSNDPTSKGVGLFITKNQIEAMGGTITVESKLNVGTTFKIEIV; encoded by the coding sequence ATGCAAACAATTCTAGAAAGGATTGACCAAAATATTGATCAGTGTCTCAAAAGTTCGTACACAACTACTCTTACCCTTGCATTAACTATAAATGACAAAGGTATACCAGATAATTTTGAGACCATAAGTAAGAAACTAATTGAATCCAATGATTGGATTAGTATCGTTCAACTAGTACCAAATGGAGTTATTAAATATATATATCCTCTAAAAGGAAATGAATCTGCTTTAAATCTTAATCTTTTTACTACTCCAACTATTAAAAAAGAAGCCATTCAATCTATCACGAATGGAAGAATGTTTTTTGCTGGTCCTTTGAACTTAAAACAGGGCGGAACTGCAATTATAGGAAGGTTGCCTATTTTTAAAAAAAATAAATTTTGGGGATTTTCTGCTGTTGTTATCAATTTTGATCATTTAGTAAAACAATCAGGAATAAATGCAATTGATACTTCTAAATATAGTTTTCAATTTTCAAAAATAAATCCTAATAATAAAAAAGAAGAATTTTTCTTTCCTTTAACAAATAATACACATAATAAAATTCAAATTTCTTCAACAATCATTGATGGCAATTGGAAAATTTATTTGATTAAAAAGAAGGATCCTAACCATTATTCAATACTAATTTTACCATCAATTTTAGGAATATTACTTTCATTAATGATCGGAGTTTTTACAACCCTTATGTTGAATAGACCAAAACAATTGCAAGAATTGGTAGCTATTCAGTCCGAAAAACTTTTAAATAGCGAAATAAAATTTAAAACTATTTTTGATCAGGCTCCTTTAGGAATTGCTCTTGTAGAAGCTAGCACAGGTAAATACCTTGAGGTAAATAAACAATACTGTAATTTATTAGGTTTTACAGAAAAAGAAATGAAATTTAGAAGTTTTCAATCATTTACACATCCTAAAGATATTGAAATAAGTGAATTGAATTTTAAAAAACTTGCTGAAGAAAAAATCAATGAATATCGCATTAAAAAAAGATACATTGCCAAATCCGGAAAAATTATCTGGGTAAATTTAAATGTATCATCATTAACTAATTTAAAAGTAGAATCAAAAACAAATATTGTTATCGTTGAAGACGTTACATTGCAAAGGCAAAATGTAGAAAATCTTAAAAAAAGTGAAAATCAATTTAAAAGTCTATTCAAAAGTTCTCCAATTCCGTTATGGGAAGTTGATTTTTCACTGATAAAAAATCACCTCAAAAAATTTGATCTTATTGGTAAAGATAAAATTTTTGTCGAAAAATATTTAAAAGAAAATTCAGAAATCGTAAAAGACTGTATTCCTCTAATCAAAATTATAGCGATAAACTACGAATGTTTACAAATGCTTAAGTTAAAATCAAAAGAATCAGTTATTTCTAATTTAGAGCAAATACATAATTCTGAATCTATAAATGATTTTATAAAACAATTGATAGCTGTAACACAAAACAATTATCAATTGGAATATGAGTCTAAAATAAAAAATAGTAACCAAGAGTCCATAGATATTCATTTTAGATGGAATGTAGTTCGTAGATACGAAAAAACTTTCGAACGTATTATTGTTTCTACTGAGGATATTACTACCAGAAAAAGAAACGAAAAAATAATTCTTAATTCTCAACAAAAAATTAAATCTATCATAAATACCATTGATGGAATTGTATGGGAATGTGATATCGAAACCTATACCTTCACTTTTGTTAGTAAAAAAGTAGAACAAATTTTAGGTTATACTTCTGCCGAATGGATAAACGAACCCGATTTTTGGAGAAATCATATTCACCCCGAAGATAGAGAATGCGCTTTGGAATATTGTAAAACTAAAACCAAAGAACTATCAAACCATGATTTTGAATACCGAATGATTTGTAAAGACGGAACTGTCATCTGGATAAGGGATATGGTAAATATAGTATATGAAAACGGCAAAGCTGTTAGCTTGCATGGAATAATGATTGATATTACTAAATCTAAAAAAATTGAAAAAGTATTAAGCAACTCATTCCATTTAGTTTCCAAACAAAACGAAAGGCTTTTAAATTTTTCCTATATTATATCACATAATTTAAGATCACATACTAGTAATATAGCCTCAATTGTATCATTAATACAATCTTCTGAAACTGAACAGGAAAAAGAACAAATGATGCAGTTATTGGTTTCGGTATCCAACCTACTCAATGAAACAATGCTGCATTTAAACGAAGTGATCAATATACGCACCAATGTAAACTTAGTGACTGAGTCTTTAAACTTAAAAGAGTACATTGATAATGTTATGAAAATATTTTCAGAGCAAATAATATCCAAAGAGGTAAAAATATCAAATTTGATCCCTGATGATTTAATGATAAATTACAACCCCGCTTATTTGGAAAGTATTCTTTTTAATTTAATTTCAAACGCAATTCGCTATAGTCATCCAGACAGAAAAATTAGTATTGTTTTGAAATGGGTCATAGCCAATGATAAAAAAATCCTAGAAATATCAGATAATGGTATAGGTATTGACTTAGTAAAATATGGAAGTAAAATTTTTGGAATGTACAAAACTTTTAGCAATGACCCAACCTCAAAAGGTGTTGGATTATTCATTACAAAAAATCAAATAGAAGCAATGGGAGGAACTATTACGGTAGAAAGCAAACTCAATGTAGGGACAACATTTAAAATTGAAATCGTATGA
- a CDS encoding response regulator: MSLKTIWVIDDDPIYQIIVNKIIKKSELFVSVSSFKNGKEAIYALQNAIENTAELPNVILLDINMPIMDGWEFMEEMVLLKPQIKVPISIYIVSSSIALEDKSKAKKYPEIIAYLSKPVNNNDLILISANN, encoded by the coding sequence ATGAGTCTAAAAACGATATGGGTAATAGATGACGACCCGATTTATCAAATTATTGTGAATAAAATCATCAAAAAGTCAGAGTTATTTGTAAGTGTATCCAGTTTCAAAAACGGGAAAGAAGCCATTTATGCGCTACAAAATGCTATAGAAAATACAGCAGAACTCCCAAATGTAATACTTCTAGATATAAATATGCCCATTATGGACGGCTGGGAATTCATGGAAGAAATGGTACTCCTAAAGCCTCAAATAAAGGTACCGATAAGCATATATATAGTTAGTTCCTCTATTGCTTTAGAAGATAAAAGCAAAGCCAAAAAGTATCCCGAAATTATCGCATATTTATCAAAACCTGTAAACAATAATGATTTGATATTGATTTCAGCAAATAATTAA
- a CDS encoding KTSC domain-containing protein, which produces MKKIVEFRKLLNVEKTVELKELKTIYRNAMKDAHPDKFQGDDAGLKAAEENSKKIIEAYHFLVSINPETVKANLPEYTETIATSTITDYKFVEGRLIINFSNGSVYEYISVPKATYVKMVNADSPGRFAKRHILNAFTWRKTTNQE; this is translated from the coding sequence ATGAAAAAAATAGTTGAATTTCGCAAACTGCTTAATGTAGAAAAAACAGTAGAGCTAAAAGAATTAAAAACCATTTATCGCAATGCGATGAAAGATGCACATCCAGATAAATTTCAAGGAGATGATGCAGGTCTAAAAGCTGCCGAAGAAAATAGTAAAAAAATTATTGAAGCGTATCATTTTTTGGTAAGCATCAATCCAGAGACTGTTAAAGCAAACTTACCTGAGTATACAGAAACAATCGCTACATCAACAATAACTGATTATAAATTTGTTGAAGGTCGTTTAATAATTAATTTCTCAAACGGGAGTGTTTACGAGTACATAAGTGTACCTAAAGCAACTTACGTAAAAATGGTAAACGCTGATTCCCCAGGTCGATTCGCAAAAAGACATATACTTAATGCATTCACTTGGAGAAAAACTACTAATCAAGAATAG
- a CDS encoding rhomboid family intramembrane serine protease, with translation MNTILIAIIVANVLISYKGFNDPYFFRKYEFHIGSIRAGEQIRLISSGFLHADMGHLFFNMLTLYFFAPVVFNYLGEFSFVLIYFGSLIFGSLLTMLFHKDDYNYRAVGASGAVTGVLYSAILLQPDMMLGLFFIIPIPAYIFGILYLLYSIYGMRAKNDNIGHTAHFGGAIGGYLITIMRNPDLIQEHALMTILLAIPIVILFVMAKTGKI, from the coding sequence ATGAATACCATTTTAATTGCAATTATTGTTGCCAATGTACTGATAAGTTATAAAGGATTTAATGATCCTTATTTTTTTAGAAAATATGAATTTCATATTGGCAGTATTCGTGCTGGAGAGCAAATTAGATTGATTTCATCTGGTTTCCTTCATGCTGACATGGGGCATCTGTTTTTTAATATGTTGACACTCTATTTCTTTGCACCTGTTGTTTTTAACTACTTGGGGGAATTTTCATTTGTATTGATTTATTTTGGAAGTTTGATATTTGGAAGTTTGTTGACAATGTTATTTCATAAAGATGATTATAATTATAGAGCAGTTGGCGCTTCTGGAGCAGTGACGGGAGTTTTGTATTCAGCAATATTGTTACAACCTGATATGATGTTAGGATTGTTTTTTATTATTCCAATTCCGGCTTATATTTTCGGAATTTTATATTTATTGTATTCCATTTACGGAATGAGAGCAAAGAATGATAATATTGGTCATACTGCACATTTTGGAGGTGCAATAGGAGGGTATTTAATTACTATAATGAGAAATCCGGATTTAATACAAGAACATGCTTTAATGACCATTTTGTTAGCAATACCAATAGTTATTCTTTTTGTGATGGCTAAAACAGGGAAAATTTAA
- a CDS encoding lysophospholipid acyltransferase family protein → MQYLNYLIAYPFIWAISILPFRILYLFSDLTYIIVYYLIGYRKKTVKENLVLALPHLTDSERLIIEKKFYKHLCDMFLEMIKTMNISKEQITKRFVFTNLDLYKDLEKQGKSIALMGAHYASYEWSPAINFYSDFQVYPIYKQIKNPYFEKLVHRIRSIFNVTLITTKKTIPTIIENNQKNKKGLYLFGSDQTPKINSAQHWTSFMGVEVPVHTGAEMLAKRYDMNVLFLKTKKVKRGYYEASFEILSQNAVETPNYQITDHFIKLVEQQIYEAPEYYLWTHKRWKHRKDQK, encoded by the coding sequence ATGCAATATCTTAATTACTTAATTGCCTACCCATTTATTTGGGCAATTTCAATTCTTCCTTTTCGCATACTTTACTTATTTTCAGATTTAACTTATATCATTGTTTATTATTTGATTGGATATCGAAAAAAAACGGTTAAAGAAAATTTAGTTTTAGCATTACCTCATTTAACAGATAGTGAAAGGCTAATTATCGAAAAGAAATTTTATAAACACCTTTGCGATATGTTTCTGGAAATGATTAAAACGATGAACATCTCAAAAGAACAAATTACCAAACGTTTTGTTTTTACCAATTTGGATCTCTATAAGGATTTAGAAAAACAAGGAAAAAGCATCGCCTTAATGGGGGCACATTATGCAAGTTATGAATGGTCACCCGCAATTAATTTTTATTCTGATTTTCAAGTTTATCCCATATACAAACAAATTAAGAACCCTTATTTCGAAAAGTTAGTTCATAGGATTAGATCTATATTTAATGTAACCCTAATTACTACCAAAAAAACGATTCCAACTATTATAGAAAATAATCAGAAAAATAAAAAAGGCCTTTATTTATTTGGTAGTGACCAGACACCAAAAATCAATTCCGCTCAACATTGGACAAGTTTTATGGGGGTAGAAGTACCAGTTCATACTGGAGCCGAAATGCTTGCTAAGAGATATGATATGAATGTACTTTTCTTGAAAACTAAAAAAGTAAAACGAGGATATTATGAAGCTTCTTTCGAAATACTTTCTCAAAATGCTGTAGAAACCCCAAATTATCAAATCACAGATCATTTCATAAAATTAGTAGAACAACAAATTTATGAAGCACCAGAATATTATTTATGGACACATAAACGTTGGAAACATAGAAAAGATCAAAAATAA
- a CDS encoding lysophospholipid acyltransferase family protein, with protein MQYFIYLLVYPIIWLISILPFRLLYIFSDIVYFLVYRIVKYRKKTVKENLALALPHLSDEERIIIEKKFYHHMCDVFLEMIKTLNISKNEICKRFVFKNIEVYKELEKQGKSIAIVCSHYANYEWIISLNYYSEFSSYGIYKQLKNPYFDKLVHKIRSRFNAKLVTTKKTIPTIIENSKNNILSVYGFACDQTPHIKSAFHWEKFMGIEVPVHTGAEMLSKRYNMNLVYLNTKKIKRGYYEATLETISTNPKEAPNYQLTDQYLKLLEKQIYEEPEYYLWTHRRWKYRR; from the coding sequence ATGCAATACTTCATATATTTATTAGTTTATCCTATAATTTGGTTAATTTCAATTTTACCGTTTCGATTACTATATATATTTTCTGATATTGTTTATTTTCTCGTATATCGAATTGTAAAATATCGTAAAAAAACAGTAAAGGAAAACCTAGCCTTAGCCTTACCTCATTTATCAGACGAAGAACGCATTATTATTGAAAAAAAATTTTATCACCACATGTGTGATGTGTTTTTGGAGATGATAAAAACTTTAAATATCTCAAAAAATGAAATTTGTAAAAGATTTGTATTCAAAAACATTGAAGTTTATAAAGAATTAGAAAAGCAAGGCAAAAGTATCGCTATTGTTTGCTCTCATTACGCTAATTATGAATGGATTATATCTTTGAATTATTATTCAGAATTTTCATCATATGGGATTTACAAACAATTAAAAAACCCCTATTTTGACAAATTGGTTCATAAAATACGTTCCAGATTTAATGCTAAATTAGTCACAACTAAAAAAACAATTCCTACCATAATCGAAAACAGTAAGAATAATATATTGTCTGTATATGGTTTTGCTTGCGATCAAACACCTCATATTAAATCTGCTTTTCATTGGGAAAAATTTATGGGTATTGAAGTTCCTGTGCATACTGGAGCCGAAATGTTGTCCAAAAGATATAATATGAATTTGGTTTATCTTAATACTAAAAAAATAAAACGTGGTTATTACGAAGCCACTTTAGAAACTATTTCTACTAATCCAAAAGAAGCTCCGAATTATCAACTTACTGATCAATATTTAAAACTTTTAGAAAAACAGATTTATGAAGAACCTGAATATTATTTATGGACACATAGAAGATGGAAATACCGACGTTGA